GCCCGCTACCGCCCCGACGACCTGGTGCTGCTGGGCACCGAGGAGAACCTGGCCAAGTTCCGCGAGTTCCTCCCCGACTCGCTCCTGCAGAAGGTCGTCCACCAGGGCCCGATGGCGGTGGACGAGAACCCGGCCGAGGTCATCCAGCGCCTGGAGCCGCACCTCTCCGCCGACCTGGAGGCGCAGAACCGCGGCGTGGTGGAGCAGGTGCGCGACCGCGTGGTGCACGACTACATGGCCACCGCCGGGTTCCGCGGCACCCTCACCGCGCTCCAGGAGGGGCGCGTGGACACCCTGCTGCTGGCCCGCGACGGCCGGCGCGACGGGGTGCGCTGCGGCCAGTGCGGCTTCGTCTTCGACCGCGGGCTGGAGAAGTGCCCGTACGACGGCTCCGACGCGCTGCTGGAGGTGGACGTGGTGGAGGAGATGGTGCGCATGGCCGAGGGGCAGGGCGTGGCCATCGCCTTCGCCGACCCGGGCGAGGTGGCCGACCTCAAGGGCGCGGCGGCGCTGCTGCGCTACTGACGGCCTGGGAGGCGGGTGTGACGCGCGGGGCCGGGAGATCGTGAGTTCTCCCGGCCCCGTGCGCTCCGTCAAGGTTCTTGACAAACGTTTGCCTGCGCGCGTACGTTCCGTCCATACCCATCCCACCCCCCAACGCTCTCCCGCCATGACTCCAGCCACCCTGGACACCGCGGCGCTGGAACGCGTCCGCGAAGACCTGGAGGCGCTCGAAGGCGTGCGGCGCGCCTTCATCGAGGGCCCCCCGTATACGGTATACGTGGTCTCCGAGCGCCCCGACTCGCGTCCCACGGAGATGTACGTGCACTCGGTGCTGACCGAGCACGGGCTCCCCGCCAGCGGGGTGGAGGTGAACTTCTGCCACCTCTCGGCGCCCGAGCCGCGGCGGCGGGTGCGCTTCGTGGCGGCGCGGCTGAAGAGCCCGCGCGCCGGGCGCGCCGTGGCCGAGGTGGAGCTGGAGTGGGCGGGGCGCTCGTACGTGGAGGAGATGGACGGCGAGAGCGGCCCCACGCTGGAGCTGAGGCTCGCGGCGCTCACCACGCTGCGGGTGCTGGACGCCATCCTGGGCGGGCGGGTGAAGTTCGAGCTGGTGGGGATCAAGCCCTTCCGCGCCTTCGACGCCGACTTGGTGGTGGTGCTCCTGAAGAGCGACGTGGACGCCAGGTCGTTCATCGGCGCGGCGCTGGCCACCGAGGACCCGATCCGCTCCGCCAGCGTGGCCGTGCTGAACGCCACCAACCGCGTGCTCGGCAACTACCTGGCGAACATGGACAACGAGGGGACGTAGCTCCTCCCTCGCCCAGGCGAAAGACGACCGCCCGCGCCGCCGTGCATCCCCCGATGCGCGGCGGCGCGGTTTCGTTTCATCCGTGTGACGTCAGGTCCGGCAAAAGACTTTTCTCACGCAGAGTTAGCAGAGTCGGCAGAGTTGACGGAAGGGGTTTCTCTGCTGACTCTGCTGCTCTGCGTGAGACATGCTTTTGAACGGCCGTCGCGCGTCGCGGAACCGACTTTGCAGCCGCGGGGCCGACGGTTGGCGTTTGGCGGGACCACCCCTCGCAAGGAGAAGCCGATGCGTCCGATGCCACTGTTCGTGCTCGCCACGCTGGCGGGCCTGGCCGCCTGCGCGACGCCGTGGGTCCAGCCGGGGACCACGTACGCCGTCACGGTGGCCAACACGGCGGGCGAGCCGTGCACCCTCTCGTACGACGCCGAGGGCGTGGACGGGCCTCGCGGGCTGGGCGAGGTCCCGGCCGGGGCGGAGCGCACCTTCAGCATCACCACGCCGCGCTCGCCCCTGGTGACGCTGGCGGCGGCCTGCGGCGGGCAGCCCGCGGAGGGCGCCCCCAGCCGCGAGGTGCGCCTGCGCGGAGACCGCACGGTGCGCCTGGAGGTGCCGGCGATGCAGGAGCGAGCGGCCCCGCGCACCGGCGGCGGGAGCGCTCCGTCGTCGCCCCGCTGAGCAGCGGGGCGCGGTGTTCTCGTCCCCCCTGCACGCGTGGTGCGGGGGGGTGTTTGCCGTAGGCGCAGACAGCGGCCGGCATCGACGGTGAACGCACTGATTCACCGGCTTTCGTTGGAGACCGGGGCGCCGGGCGACTGGTAAAGCACGGCGAAGTCACAGGCGCACACCCGACGAACCATCCACCCTGGGGCGCCGGATGCCTCGCCAGAACCGGGTGACTCCGCGCGGTGAGCTCGTCGCCGTGGACGCGCGCGGCACGTTCATGGGCAACCGCGGCTGCCTGCACGACGCGGCGGGGCGCATCCGCCGCGAGTGGCAGCTGAAGCGCTGGATCGTCTGCGAGCTGGAGTTCAAGGGCCGCCGCCGGCCGGTGATGCAGCCGGGGTGCTACACGGAGCTGTTCTTCCTGGACGAGGCCACGGCGCTCGCGGCCGGCCACCGGCCGTGCGCCGAGTGCCGGCGCCCCGCGTTCCGCGCGTTCCTCGCCGCCTGGGCGGCCGGCGGCGCTGGCGGAGGGCCGGGCGGCACGCCCAGCGCCACGGCGGTCGACGAGGTCCTCCACCGGGAGCGCACCGCCCCGCCCGAACGG
Above is a genomic segment from Longimicrobium sp. containing:
- a CDS encoding Vms1/Ankzf1 family peptidyl-tRNA hydrolase, coding for VQAGGYSQSRYQRRKAEEMRHFFKEFAHEVEEFDARYRPDDLVLLGTEENLAKFREFLPDSLLQKVVHQGPMAVDENPAEVIQRLEPHLSADLEAQNRGVVEQVRDRVVHDYMATAGFRGTLTALQEGRVDTLLLARDGRRDGVRCGQCGFVFDRGLEKCPYDGSDALLEVDVVEEMVRMAEGQGVAIAFADPGEVADLKGAAALLRY